GAAAGAGTGGTAAATGAGTTGTTGAAATTTTTTCCATCTAATAAGATTATTAGAATGGATAGAGAAGTAATAAAAACGCATGAAGAGTTAAATAAAGCTTTTGAAGAAATAAAAAAAGAAGGACCGGCTATAATCGTTGGAACTAAAATGATAACCAAAGGTCTTGATATAGAAGATATTAAATTGGTAGTAATTCTTGATAGCGATAGATATTTAAATTTCCCTGAATACACATCACAAGAACATACAGCTTCATTGTTAATTCAGGTTGCAGGTAGATCTGGGAGAAAAGAAAAAGGGAAAGTTTTACTTCAAACATTTAAATCTGAAAATGATTTTTTCAAATTTGTAAAAGAACATAATTATGATAAAATTGTTGAATTAGAATTAAAAAATAGGGAAAAATATAAATACCCACCATATTCAGAATTATTAATGATAATGTTTATGAATTTTGACGAGAAAAGGGCTTTAGAAGAAGCCAGAACATTTTATGAAAAATTACAAAAAGAAAATTTAAATGAGAAAAATGTGGAAATATTAGAACCAACAGAACCATTGATTCCAAAATTACGTGGTCAATATAGATATCAGATAGTGATAAAAGGTAGTATAGATCATAAAAAGTTTTATAAAATTATAAGTAATTACAAAAAGAAAATGTATATATATGTAAATCCTCCAAGTACCTTATTATAAAATAAAAGCCCATGTGGGCTTTTATTTTATAACTTTAAATTCAAATTCAGATCGAGCTAAAATTTCATAAATTCCATTATCTTTCCAAACTTCACCATATACTTCTATCTCTTTATTATCAAGATCATATATATTTAAATTTTTAAAAAAAGCTTTATATTCATCACATCTAATAGTTATATATACTTTATTATTTTCTGAGTAAATATGGTAAAAGGAACCAGAACGCGAAATACTTTTAACTTTAAAACGAACCCATCTAATCTTTCCAATATCAGAATCAGAAAGATCATTTTCATAAATTTTTCTGTTATCATCGTCAAAAAATTGGAAAATTCCTTTTCTGTTTTCATAAGCATATTTATAAGCTTCAATAAATTCATTCTTATGTTTCGAAGTGTCGGAATAAAATAAAGGTCTTGCAAGTCCGTTTTTTATAATTTCTTCGTTTAAAAAATGCATTTTTCCATCTTTACCTTTATAATAAACATAAGCTAATAATCTTCCATAATTTCCATATGAGTTAGAATCAAATTCCATATAAACATATGATTTTTTTGAATTTTCAGAATATATTTTATTTCTAACGAACCAATATGCTGTATCTCCTAACTCTCCAATAGGTTTATCTCCACTATGTGTTTCGGGTGTATCTATTCCTATTAATCTAACGGAAGTTTCATCGCCATCATAATATACTTTTATTGTGTCACCATCAATTACTTTGCTCACATAATAATTTTTTTCAATATAAGATTTATTAATTTGTGTTTGTTTTGAACAAGAAGTAATAAGAAGTAAAGAGATTAAAATACCAACAAATATATATAGTTTTTTTAACATTTTAACATTCCTCCTAATAAAAAAATGTGATATAATGTCATGTTAAAGCCAAACTACTGAATTATTATAACATAAAAAATGTAAAAATATACGTAACAAATGAAAATTATACTGAAATAAGTTGGTAAAAAACACATTCGATTTTAGGAGGGGTTTTTATGAAAAAAGTATTAACGATCATGCTATTTGTTCTTATAAGTTTTATAACAATTTTTGGAGCTTTTAGTGGAACAAAATTTTCTGTATTAGGTATTTATACAATGAATTTAGATGATTTAGACAATTTCATAGATGTATTTCCTATTGGTTATTTTGATATAGGATTAACTGATAATATTACACTGAGATTCAATGATTATTTAACTTTATCTTCATCAGCGCTTACATACGAGTTTAAAGATAATGAAACATTAAACTTTAAACTTCCAAGATACTATTATTTACAATATAGAGTTGGATATGATACATTATTAATGATTGGAAAGTTCAAATTCAGAGATTATCCTTATGATTTAAGAAGAGATTTTTCTTTTAGAGTAGGAGGATTTAGGGATGATCTTGGTGACGAAAATTATACTTTAAACCCTATGAAAATGGCAATTGGTGGTTATATAAAACCAGTTGGGAAAATTAAAATAGGTGGAGCATGCAATTTAGAAGATAGTTCGATTTATGCATATTTTGGTCTTGATGAAAGATATACTAAATATATGTTCTATATATCTCAGGATAATAAATATAACAAATTATCAGTATCATTTGCAGGGTATAATTCAATTAAATGGAATAGAAAATTAATAACACAATTATATTATGGTATAGGTTATGCTGTTGTGTCAGAAGTGCAATCAATATCAGAAATAACCTCTAACATTAATGATTTAATTGAAATTTTACCAAATCCTAAAATGACTTTTGGTGGGAAAATAAATTATTATCCAGTATATTTAAAGGGCTTAATATATTACAGCATGGATAATGAAAATAAAAATTTATATTATCTTGACATTGATGCTGTAACAAATAATCCTCAAAACAAAACATGGTTATATGAATTAAGAGCAGGATATTATTTACCAAGACCATGGAAAATAGAATTTTTTGTCCAAGGAAATTCATTAGATGATGGAATATTGACAGATTACGTAACAAATTATGGAATTAAAATAAACGGAGATAACATAACATTAACAGTTTCTGCTGAGGATATAAATGGAAGAGCAAGTGGGAATCAAAGAATGGTATTGAGTTTTACAACCTGGACAGATTTTGTGATAACAGAAAGATCATTAATGAATATTATATTTTAAATAAGGGGGTAGTGGAATGAAAAAGAGTTTGGTGTTTTTGTTGATATCTATTTTGGGATTGTTTTTGTTGACAGGGTGTTTGGTAAAAGAGAATGTTGATGATGAATTAATAGCATTAAAAGATGGATTAGTTAAATTTAAGTCAGGGGAAATTACAAAAATAAAAAGTAGTGGAGTTATAATAAATCTTTATAATAATACAAGCAAAAATTATACCAAAGCATATATTCAATCAGAAAATAGTGACGCAGGAGTATTATTATATTGGCAAGATTCTTCTATAAAAGATAAACTGACAGTTGGTGATTTGATAGAGTTTGAAGGTGCAATAAAAGTTTATAATGGTGAAATTGAAATAAAACCTGATAATTATGAAGTAAAAGAACATAATAAAGATGTGACACCTAAAGCACTAACATCATCTTTATTAGAAAAATGGACTATTAATGGTGATGAAACAACACCTAATATGATA
This genomic interval from Marinitoga sp. 1197 contains the following:
- a CDS encoding thermonuclease family protein codes for the protein MLKKLYIFVGILISLLLITSCSKQTQINKSYIEKNYYVSKVIDGDTIKVYYDGDETSVRLIGIDTPETHSGDKPIGELGDTAYWFVRNKIYSENSKKSYVYMEFDSNSYGNYGRLLAYVYYKGKDGKMHFLNEEIIKNGLARPLFYSDTSKHKNEFIEAYKYAYENRKGIFQFFDDDNRKIYENDLSDSDIGKIRWVRFKVKSISRSGSFYHIYSENNKVYITIRCDEYKAFFKNLNIYDLDNKEIEVYGEVWKDNGIYEILARSEFEFKVIK